Part of the Methylomonas sp. AM2-LC genome, CTGGGCTGTGGCATTGGTATTGCGCTAGGCACAAATCGAAATCTGGATGCCTTTTTCGATCACTGGTTGGTTATTTTTCTCAACATACCCGCGTTGGTTACGATTATCCTGTGCTATGTTTGGTTTGGATTACAAGAATGGGCGGCGATTCTAGCGGTTGTTATTAATAAACTACCCAATGTTGTGGTGACTATCCGTGAAGGCGCCCGCAGCCTGGATAAAGATTTGCTGGAAATGGCGCAAGCCTATCGATTGAGTAAACAGAAAACTTTTGTGCATATTATTTGGCCACAATTGCACCCATTTGTGATGGCTGCAACCCGCTCAGGTTTGGCTCTAATCTGGAAAATTATTCTGGTGGTTGAATTATTAGGTCGTAGCAATGGCATGGGTTATCAATTGCATTTATTCTTTCAATTATTCGATGTTGCCAGCCTGCTCGCGTATAGCTTTGCATTTGTAGTGGTCATTCAATTAATCGAACTAATCTTGTTAAGACCACTGGACAGAAAAGACCGGAGCTGGCGACGGTGACTAGCATAAACATCAATCTACACAATAAAACCTATCGTTCTGCACAACGCACACATACAGCCATTAGCGAGTTACAGTTCCAGGTAGCCGCCAACGAATTTGTCTGCTTGGTTGGCCCCTCTGGTTGCGGCAAAACCACGTTATTAAATATTATCGCCGGATTGGATACGCAGTATCAGGGACAAATTAATCTGGAAAACAACCTAACACAAAAAATTGGTTATGTGTTTCAAAACCCACGCTTGCTGCCCTGGCATACTGTACGCCGTAATATCGAGTTAGTTTTTCCAGACGCGCCACCCAAAGCTTTAATTGACAGTTTATTAGCTGCCATGCAAATTACTGAGGTACAAGATGTTTATCCAAACCAGCTATCACTGGGCATGCAACGCAGGGCAGCCATTATTCGTGCATTTGCCATCAATCCTGATATATTACTGATGGACGAGCCTTTTGTATCACTGGATGCACCAACAGCCAGACAGATACGTCAACTCCTGTATTCCTTATGGCTGCAACGTCCTCATACAGTGCTGTTTGTCAGCCATGATCTGCGTGAAGCTATTGCGCTGGCAGATCGTTTACTGTTTTTATCCGCAGCTCCTATGCAAATTATGGATAATATCCAAGTCAGTCTAAGCCGTGATGAACGTCAGGATGAGACTAAAATTGAATCTTTTCGCCAAGACTTGCTCAATCATTACCCCGCTATTCAAGCGCTGTTATAAGAGATGCCCTATGCCTATAAAAATATTCTGTAGCGTATTATTATTTCTCAATTTCGGCATGGCCTTGGCCGAAGTAGCCCCCGTTAAGCCTTTCATATCGGGGAGCTACCAAGAAATTTTGTCAGCCAATAAAGGCAAAGGTTTTATGCTGGCAATATGGTCTTTGGATTGTTCCAGCTGTATTAAAGATATGGAGCTATTAAACAGCTTACATAAAAGCCGTCCAGAACTAAAAATTATTCTAA contains:
- a CDS encoding ABC transporter permease, translated to MPTISPNIRQQWLAAVSLLVLLGLWQLLAFSLQSNTLPSPIKVASVFWQALISGELPYHLGVTLLRLIMSFSIAMLLGCGIGIALGTNRNLDAFFDHWLVIFLNIPALVTIILCYVWFGLQEWAAILAVVINKLPNVVVTIREGARSLDKDLLEMAQAYRLSKQKTFVHIIWPQLHPFVMAATRSGLALIWKIILVVELLGRSNGMGYQLHLFFQLFDVASLLAYSFAFVVVIQLIELILLRPLDRKDRSWRR
- a CDS encoding ATP-binding cassette domain-containing protein, with amino-acid sequence MTSININLHNKTYRSAQRTHTAISELQFQVAANEFVCLVGPSGCGKTTLLNIIAGLDTQYQGQINLENNLTQKIGYVFQNPRLLPWHTVRRNIELVFPDAPPKALIDSLLAAMQITEVQDVYPNQLSLGMQRRAAIIRAFAINPDILLMDEPFVSLDAPTARQIRQLLYSLWLQRPHTVLFVSHDLREAIALADRLLFLSAAPMQIMDNIQVSLSRDERQDETKIESFRQDLLNHYPAIQALL